A window of Nocardia arthritidis genomic DNA:
CAGCCGTTCGGTCCGGTGGTGAACGTCATGCTCTTCGACACCGGTCTCCGGTTCGGCGCCGCGGACGGCGGATATCGGATTCTGTCGTCCGGGTCGGTGGAGGGGCTGCATTTCAACATCTACCGGACCGGCTCGGACGCGCCGCTTTCGGTCGATCTGATCGGGAATTCCGACTACTACGACCGCGACCGCCTGCGGGATATCCACCGCAGATTCCTGGCCTACCTCGGCAGATTCGTCGCCGCCGAGCCGAAGGCTCCGGTCCTCGGCATCGACCTTCTCGACTCCGCCGAACACGCACTGCTGGGGGCATGGAGTGGCGCCCGGCGCGAACCCGATTCCGCGACAACGCTCGTCTCGCTGTTCGACGCGCAGGTGCGCCGGACACCGGACGCGGTTGCGGTGGAGTTCGCCGGAAACCTCCTGTCCTACGCCGAATTCGCCAGACGGGTAAGGCAATTGGCGCGTTGGCTGATCGATGCGGGAGTCGGGCCCGATGCGCTGGTCGGCATCGGGCTGCGCAGATCCATCGATCTGCTCGTCGCCGTGCACGCCGTGACCGTTGCCGGTGGCGGGTATGTGCCGGTGGATCCGGACCAGCCCGCGGAGCGAATTCGGCAACTCGTGGATATCGCGCGGCCGCTGTGCGTACTGACCGGTGCCGAACTCGACCTGGGCGATTCGGTGCGGCAGATCCGGCTCGACACGTTGGATCTCGGCGGGTATTCCGGCCTGCCGGTCACCGACGGCGAGCGGTTGCGGCCGCTGCGCCCACAGCACATCGCCTATGTCATCTTCACCTCGGGTTCCACCGGCACACCCAAGAGCGTCGCCGTATCGCATGCGGCGATCGTGAACCAATTGCGTTGGATGCAAGCCGAATTCGGGCTGGAGCCGATCGACCGGGTGCTGCACAAGACGCCGATCACCTTCGACGACTCGGTCTGTGAGCTGTTCTGGCCCCTGCACACCGGCGCGCGGCTGGTAATCGCCCGGCCCGGTGGACATCTCGATCCCGGATACCTGCTGGACACCATCCGTGCCCAGCGAATCACCATCGTGCACTTCGTGCCGTCGATGCTGGCCGCATTCCTCGAATATCTCGGTACGCCCGCGCGGCCGGTCTGCCCGTCGCTGCGCCGGGTGCTCGTCGCGGGCGAGGCGCTGTCGCCGAAACTGGTCGCATGGGCCGGTGCGTTGCTCGCGCCGCTGTATAACCTCTATGGTCCGGCCGAAGCGGCGGTGCATGTTTCGGGTCGGCCGGTGGTGGACGCCGCTGAGATTCCGATCGGGCGTCCGGTATTCGATACCCGGCTGCGGGTGCTCGATCGGTGGCTGCGTCCGGTGCCGGTGGGGGTGACCGGCGAGTTGTACGCGGCCGGTGTGCAATTGGCGCGCGGCTATCTGCATCGACCCGGTTCGACCGCCGAGCGGTTCGTCGCCGACCCGTTCGGTACCGGCGAACGCTTGTACCGGACCGGAGATCTGGTGCGGTGGAACGACTCCGGTGAGCTGGAGTACATCGGCCGCTCCGACTTCCAGGTGAAGATCGGCGGGGTGCGGATCGAACTCGGCGAGGTCGAGGCGGTATTGCGCGCGTATCCGGGTGTGGCGCAGGCGGTTACGGTGGTGCGCGAATCCCGGCTGATCGGTTACGTCGGTGCGGACGGGTCCGCCGCGCCGGATGGCGCCGCGGTGCGCCGGTTCGTCGCCGATCGGCTGCCCGCCGTACTGGTGCCCGCGACGGTGGTCGTGCTCGACGAATTCCCGTTGACACCGAGCGGAAAGCTCGATCGGGGCGCGTTGCCCGCACCGGTCCTCGCCGCGCATCGGGCCGCTCGATCGCCCGCCGAGCAGGCGCTGTGCGATCTGTTCGCCGAGGTGCTCGGGGTGGAGCGGGTCGGCATCGACGACGATTTCTTCGAACTCGGCGGCCAGTCGCTGCTCGCGACGCGGTTGGCGAGCCGGATCAGGACCGTGCTCGGCGTCGAGGTCGAGATGCGGGAGATCTTCGACGCGCCAACGGTTGCCGGGTTGGTGGAGCGGTTGCCGTCGCGGGCGCCGTCGCGGCCGCCGCTGGTGCGGGTGCGCGAGCCGGGGCCGGTGCCGCTCTCGCTCGCACAGCGGCGGCTCTGGCTGCTGCACCGGCTGGAGGGTGCGTCCGCGACCTACAACATGCCGATCGCGCTGGTACTGCACGGTCCGCTCGACGTCGCGGCGCTCGCGGGGGCGATCCAGGATGTGGTTGCCAGACATGAACCACTGAGAACCGTTCTCGCCGAGACGGATTCGGAGGTCCCGGAGCAGCGGGTGCTCGATATCGAGATCGAGGTGCCGATCGTCCCTGCCGCCGACGCGACCGAGGTGCGCGCCGTCGTCGACCAGTTGGCGCGATACCCGTTCGACCTGGGGGCCGAGCTGCCGTTCGGGGCCGCGGTGGTGCGGCGCTCCGAATCCGAGCATGTGCTCGTCTTCGTGGTGCACCACATCGCCTGTGATGGTTGGTCTCTGGCGCCGCTGGGGCGTGATCTCGGCACCGCGTACGCGGCCCGCGCACAGGGGCTGGCCCCCGACTGGGCGCCGCTGCCGGTGCGATACGCGGACTACGCGCTGTGGCAGCAGCGGACGCTCGGCACGGAAACCGACCTGGACGGGGTGATTTCCCGTGAGCTCGACTATTGGCGCCGCGAATTGGCCGCGCTCCCGGCCGAACTGCCGCTGCCCACCGACCGTCCGCGGCCTGCCGCGCCGAGTGGTCGGGGTGAGATCGTCTCGTTCACGATTCCGCCCCGGACCCGTGACGGGTTGCGGCGGTTGGCCCGTGGCCGCGCCGCGACCGAATCCATGGTTCTACAGGCCGGTTTGGCGACGCTGCTGAGCAAAATGGGTGCCGGTTCGGATATTCCGCTGGGATCGCCGGTCGCCGGACGAAACGACGAGGCGCTGCACGACCTGGTCGGATTCTTCGTCAACACCCTGGTGCTGCGCACGACGATTCCGGTGGACGCCACCTTCGGCGAAGTGCTCGGACAGGTGCGGGCCAAGGCGCTGGCCGCGTACGAGAACCAGGATGTGCCGTTCGATCGGGTGGTCGAGGCGCTGGACCCGCCGCGCTCGGCCGCGCGGCATCCGCTGTTCCAAATCCTGCTGGTATTCCAGAACAATGAGGTCGCGACGCTGAACCTGCCCGGAATCCGGGTATACGGCTATCCGGCGGCGACGGGTGCGTCGCGATTCGACCTGACCTTCGATATCACCGATCAGGGCGCCGGCGGTTACGACGGCACCATCGAATTCGCCACCGATCTGTTCGACCGGGAAACCGTGGTCGCGCTGGCACGCCGGTATGTGCGACTGCTCCAAACCGTCGCCGCGACACCGGACATCGCGATATCCGATATCGAAATCGGCGAAGCCGCAGGGAGATTCGCTGAGTCGGAGACCGCACCGGTGCCGCAGGAGTATTCGCGGCCGGTGTTCCGTGCGCCGAGCGGTCTGGCCGAACAGATCGTTGCCAAGATCTTCGCCGATCTGCTCGGGGTGGCGCAGGTCGGGGCCGATGACGACTTCTTCGCCCTCGGTGGCAGCAGCTTCGTTGTGCTACAGCTGGTTTCGCGTGCCAGGGCGCAGGGCGTCGAGTTCAGCTCGCCGGATGTGTTCGACGAGCGGACCGTCGCGCGATTGGCCGCGGTCGGTACCCGCCGGGCGCGTGCGTTGCAGCGCCCGTGACCAGCGGATTGCGGCCGCACCCGGCTGATCGCCGTCGGCGTCAGATACTTTCGAAAATCGTTACTCGGTAGCCGGTTTCGTCGACGGCCTGCTCGGCCGCCGTCCGCGCCGCATTCGCGCGGACGAAGGTCGACATCTCCTGCATCCGCGTATCGGACCGCACCTCGCGGGTGGCCTCGTCGACCTGCGGTTGTTTATCTTGTAGCGCAGCGTGATACGCGGCCAAGACGATCTCTTCCTCGGGTATGCCGACCGACAGCAAACGACCGTCGGCATCGACGACGACCCGCACACCCGCGACCGTTCCGACGCCGCGAATCCGTTCCAGCGCGGACTGCATCCGCTGAACCTTACGGCCGATCTCCTCGAATTCATCGGTCATACCGACTCCTCACGACATACCGGTGCCGGTCGAACAGCGGTGCACGAAGGAGTTCACCCACAACGATCCCGTCGATTCGGAGCAATGGTTAACGGCAGGAACCCATTGTGGCAGTCGTTGTTTCCAAGAGTCGCTAGCAATCATCAGCCATGCGGTCCGGCTGTGCCGTGGCGGTATGGAAGTCATGTCTCGGTCGATCCGGCCCGCCGAAGTATCCTTGGCGCCGCCAGGAATCAGTGAGAGATCCGAGAGTATGACTGACCTATCTGCTTTTCCGCTGCCCTTTCTCGCCTCCCGTAGAATGCCGGTCGCGCCGCCCAGGACGCTGCGGGAACTCGAGATGATGCGGCTCAGCGCCGAGATCCGGGCGAAGCCGCAGTGGTTCGTCAAGATGAACGACCCCGAGATCGTCGCCAGGTGGACGCGGGAAGCGGCCGAGCAAGGTCTGACCGGGGCCCAGATTCGGTATGTGCTCGCGGAATTGGCGTACTACGCCGAGCTCCGAGACCCGCGAACCGGCATCGAGGTTTCCGCTGTCGACGGGGTGTGGCAGTCGGACACATTGATCGATGACGAGCTGAAAACCCGTCTGCGCGACGCGGTTCGGGTCCTGGAGGAGGTCCCCGATGAGGAGCGCGACTGGCATCCCGGGTCGAACGA
This region includes:
- a CDS encoding non-ribosomal peptide synthetase translates to MTAVGRAAFPLTTAQRSVWDSEALSDGARNYVAQYVEIVGELDADALAQACQIVIAETEVGLLRIGLRDGEPVQWVDDATRCAVARIDLTDPAEALEWMAAEYYRDTDIIDRPLTSSVLIRLSDTHHFWYSRIHHLAVDGFGGYFITARIAEVYSALVDGAIPEKFRGASMRRLQELDVEYRNSTRCDVDRKYWQDRPGRTVRPLTGRRDAHNDPDTVNVPGELAGWSDQALASAAGRYAASPAQLLLAGACAFVASLFDSEISIPVSARTTAELKNSAGMVANKVPLGLEITAHTTCAELVEQASRAVVGALRHQRYCYTDIRRDHGIHPDVRQPFGPVVNVMLFDTGLRFGAADGGYRILSSGSVEGLHFNIYRTGSDAPLSVDLIGNSDYYDRDRLRDIHRRFLAYLGRFVAAEPKAPVLGIDLLDSAEHALLGAWSGARREPDSATTLVSLFDAQVRRTPDAVAVEFAGNLLSYAEFARRVRQLARWLIDAGVGPDALVGIGLRRSIDLLVAVHAVTVAGGGYVPVDPDQPAERIRQLVDIARPLCVLTGAELDLGDSVRQIRLDTLDLGGYSGLPVTDGERLRPLRPQHIAYVIFTSGSTGTPKSVAVSHAAIVNQLRWMQAEFGLEPIDRVLHKTPITFDDSVCELFWPLHTGARLVIARPGGHLDPGYLLDTIRAQRITIVHFVPSMLAAFLEYLGTPARPVCPSLRRVLVAGEALSPKLVAWAGALLAPLYNLYGPAEAAVHVSGRPVVDAAEIPIGRPVFDTRLRVLDRWLRPVPVGVTGELYAAGVQLARGYLHRPGSTAERFVADPFGTGERLYRTGDLVRWNDSGELEYIGRSDFQVKIGGVRIELGEVEAVLRAYPGVAQAVTVVRESRLIGYVGADGSAAPDGAAVRRFVADRLPAVLVPATVVVLDEFPLTPSGKLDRGALPAPVLAAHRAARSPAEQALCDLFAEVLGVERVGIDDDFFELGGQSLLATRLASRIRTVLGVEVEMREIFDAPTVAGLVERLPSRAPSRPPLVRVREPGPVPLSLAQRRLWLLHRLEGASATYNMPIALVLHGPLDVAALAGAIQDVVARHEPLRTVLAETDSEVPEQRVLDIEIEVPIVPAADATEVRAVVDQLARYPFDLGAELPFGAAVVRRSESEHVLVFVVHHIACDGWSLAPLGRDLGTAYAARAQGLAPDWAPLPVRYADYALWQQRTLGTETDLDGVISRELDYWRRELAALPAELPLPTDRPRPAAPSGRGEIVSFTIPPRTRDGLRRLARGRAATESMVLQAGLATLLSKMGAGSDIPLGSPVAGRNDEALHDLVGFFVNTLVLRTTIPVDATFGEVLGQVRAKALAAYENQDVPFDRVVEALDPPRSAARHPLFQILLVFQNNEVATLNLPGIRVYGYPAATGASRFDLTFDITDQGAGGYDGTIEFATDLFDRETVVALARRYVRLLQTVAATPDIAISDIEIGEAAGRFAESETAPVPQEYSRPVFRAPSGLAEQIVAKIFADLLGVAQVGADDDFFALGGSSFVVLQLVSRARAQGVEFSSPDVFDERTVARLAAVGTRRARALQRP
- a CDS encoding YbaB/EbfC family nucleoid-associated protein; this encodes MTDEFEEIGRKVQRMQSALERIRGVGTVAGVRVVVDADGRLLSVGIPEEEIVLAAYHAALQDKQPQVDEATREVRSDTRMQEMSTFVRANAARTAAEQAVDETGYRVTIFESI